The Pseudomonas sp. FP2309 genomic sequence CACCGTGACCTCGCGCCTGGGTGACGGCATGTGCGAAGTGGCGGTGCACAACCACGGCGCGATGATTCCCAAGGCATTGTTGAGCGGGTTGTTCGAGCCCATGACCCGTGGCAGCGATCAGGGCAGCGATGTGCGCAGCGTGGGCCTGGGCCTGTATATCGTGCGCGAATTGGCCAAGGTGCATGGCGGTGACGTAGACGTGCGTTCGTGCGCCACGGCCGGCACGACGTTCACGGTGACGTTTCAGAACACGTAGGCGCTGCCCTGCATGATCGGCGCCACGCTGCCGGTCAATACCACGCCGCCCCTCCCGTCCCAGTGCACCGTGAGCGTACCGCCGTCGCACTGCACCAGCACCGTGGCATCCAGCAAGCCACGGCGAATGCCATTGACCACCGCCCCACAGCAACACGACCCGGAACCCAGCGGCACACCGCCGCCGCGCTCCCAGATGCGCAGGCGGATGTGCCCACGGTCGAGCACCTGCACAAAATGCACATTGGTCCTGGCTGGAAACAGCGCGTGATTTTCCAGTAACGGGCCTGCGGCAGGTACATCAACGGCGTCGATGTCGTCCACAAAATACGTGCAGTGAGGATTGCCCATGCTGCACGCCGCCGGGTTGCCGCTGATCGACAAGGTGCGTGTATCCATCGCCTCGGCCAGCGGCACCGCGGCCCAGTCCAGCGACGGCTCGCCCATATTTACCGAGACCTGGCGTCCGGGCTGGCGCGTGCAGGTCAGCAGGCCGCGGTCAGTGCGCAGCACGATCGAATCGCTGCCGATTTCGTGCATCAGGCGGTCGGCCACCCCACGCGTGGCACTGCCGCAGGCGGCCAGGGGCGTGCCATTGGCGTTCCAGAACTTGATGCGCGCGGCGGCGTCGTCGCAGTCGAGCACCACCGCCAGTTGGTTGAAACCGATACCGGTGTGGCGATTGCCCAGGCGCCGGGCGATTTGCGCGGTGATCGGGTCGTCCTGGCCACGGCGGTCGACGATGATGAAGTCGTCGCCATTGGCGTGCATCTTTACGAACGGCAAGGGCATGGGCTGTCCAGGGGTCGACCGGAAGGTGAGCCGAAGGATACCCTGAACCCGCCCCACTGACCTATCGAAGGACCGAACCATGCTAATTGTGTTCAGCGGACTGCCCGGCACCCACGTGGTCACCGCAAACATCACATCGGCAGGCGCCGTTGAAACCCTCCTCAGCCACTTGCGTGCAGCATGAAAGCCGCACCGCTCCCCGACGCTTGACCGCCCGAAATCACAGCACGCTGCCCATCGCCTTCATCAACACCAGATCCCGCGCATAAATATCCGGCGCGTACACCAGACCACCCTGACGGTCGACTTCCACCGTCCAGTAGCCCAGCAGCACCGGCACCGGCGTGGCCAGACGGAATTCGTGGGTCACGCCGGTAGCCAGCAGTTCATCGGTGCGAGCACGCTCGGCCGGGCTGACCAGCAGATCGCGCAGCAGCAAGGGTTGTTCGACGCGTACACAGCCGGAGCTGAACGCGCGCGGGCCTTTGGTGAACAGCGGCTGGCTGGGGGTGTCGTGCAAGTACACCGAGTAGGGGTTGGGAAAGCGCATCACGATCTTGCCCAGTGGGTTGCGCGGGCCGGCTTCCTGGCGCAGCAGGATATTACCGGGGTGCGCCCAGTCGATCTGCTCGGGCGCCAGCGGGTTGCCTTCGGCGTCGAGCACTTGCAGATTTTGCTGGCGCAAATAGTCGGGGTTGAGGCGGATGGCCGGCAGTTTATCCTCGCGCATGATGGTCGGCGGGATGGTCCAGGTGGGGTTGAGGGTCAGCCGGGTGATACGTGACTTGAGCAACGGCGTCTGGCGTTCGGCACGGCCCACTTGCAGGCGGGTTTGCCACACGGGTATGCCGCTCTGGTACACGCTCAGTTGCGCGGCCGCGACGTTGACCAGCACGCCTTCGGGCTCCAGGTCCTGGGCGAGCCAGCGGAAACGCTCAAGGTTGATGCGCAATTGCTCGCGGCGTACGGCCGGGCTGATATTGAGTTCGGCTACAGTCCCGGCACCGATCACGCCATCCGCTTGCAGGGAGTGGCTGAGCTGGAACGCCTTCACCGCCTCAACCAGTTCGGCACGGTATTGCGTGTCGCTGCCCTTGGGTTCACTGGCCAGATAACCGCCGCTGTAGAGCCGGCGCGCCAGTTCCGGCACACGCGGGTCCTGCATACCGGGGCGCAACAGCGGGCCGCTGCCGACCGGATCCCAGTGGGGCAAAGGTTGCTGGCGCACGGTGGCGTAGGCATTGCGCAGGCTGCGATAGAGATCGGCGCTGGGGCGTGCCTGGTCAAAGGCCTGTGCCATGTCTTGCAGGCCGACGGCAGCGAAGGCCAGCACCTCGGTATCAGGCTCGCGGGTCGGCGGTTGGGCATGCCACAGCGGTTCGAAGCGCGACTGCTGCAGACGACCGAAGTGCAGATCCTGAAGCGCTTGCAGGTAGCGCTGGCTGCTGCCGATATCGCTGCACAGCACGTTGGCCGTGGCATCGGTGGTGGGCGAGCTATAGTGGGTGGGGTCCAGGCCATCGTCGGCGAGCATGAGCAACTGGGATTGCAACGCCTGGCGGCGCGACTCGTCCGACCACAGCGGTGCATCGCCTTGCTGTTGGTAAAAGGCTTGCAGGCGCGCCTGGACGGCGGCATCTATCTGCGACGCCAGGCCGGGGCAGACGCTGGGCAGTTGCGCCAGGGCCTGCTGCACCGGGGCAAGGTCCAACGGCGCGGGGGTGGTGACGGGCAACGGCTGCACAGCCAGTGCACCGGCCGTGGCGACCAATGGTGCAACGAGCAAGCAAATGCTCAAGTAACATGCGTGTTTTTTGAACAATGGCTTGGCTCCAATCCACAGCGGGGGGGATGTACTGTAGATGCTGACTTTTATGTGTCGCCTTGGCGTGATCACCCTAAGCCTGGCTATGTTGAGCAATTCTGCGCTCGCCGCCAATGGCAATCCTCCTTCCCTGTATAGCAGCCTGGCCCGCTCGGCTCCAGAACTCAATCCCACGGTACTCAAAAGCGCACTGAATGCGATGCAGTGTGCGGTCAGTAATGGCGAGGAACGCTCTGAGCGCCTGGCCGTGATCGACTACTCCCAGCCCTCGACCGCCCGTCGGCTATGGATCTTCGACCTGCGCAAGAAAACCCTGGTGCTGCGCGACCTGGTGGCGCACGGGGCCAAATCCGGGGAAAACTTCGCCACCCAGTTCTCCAACCTCGAAGGCAGTCACCAATCCAGCCTGGGGCTGTTCCGCACCCAGGAAAGCTACCTGGGTACCCACGGCTACTCGCTGCGCATGGACGGCCTGGAGCCGGGCTTCAATGACCTGGCGCGCGATCGCGCCATCGTGATTCATGCGGCCGACTATGTGAGCCCGTTGTGGAGCAAGCGCGAAGGCCGTATCGGTCGCAGCCAGGGTTGCCCGGCCGTACGCCCGCAGGTGGCGCGACAGGTGGTGGACAAGCTCAAGGATGGGCAGTTCATGTTTTCCTGGTACCCCGACCAGCGCTGGTTGAAGTCTTCGACCTACCTCAATTGCAAACCCCAACAGGTGGCCAGTAGTCGTACAATCCGTGGCGGTTAGCCACAGATAAAAGAGAGCTTCGAATGCTTCTACATCAATCGACCTGGATCGAGATCGGCCAATTCCTGGCGCGCAGCCGCACGGTGGTCATCCCCATCGGCTCCAACGAGCAACACGGCCCGACCGGCCTGCTGGGCACTGACTGGATGTGCCCGGAGATCATCGCCCATGAGGCGCAAAAGAACGCCGACATTCTGATCGGCCCCACCTTCAATATCGGCATGGCCCAGCATCACCTGGGTTTTCCCGGCACCATTTCCCTGCGTCCTTCCACCTTCATCGCCGCGATTGGCGACTGGGTGCGCTCGCTGGCCGGGCATGGTTTCGACAAGATCCTGTTCCTCAATGGCCACGGCGGCAACATCGCGACCATTGAAGCGGCGTTTTCCGAGCTGTACGCCGAAGCCAGCTTCGCCCGGCGCCCTGCCGGCTTTGCGTTGAAGCTGGTGAACTGGTGGGACCTGGAAGGCGTCACTGACCTGGCGCAGCGCCAATTCCCGGTGGGCCATGGCAGCCATGCCACACCGTCGGAAATCGCCGTGACGCAATGGGCCTACCCGGACTCGATCAAGTCCGCCGACTACGCACCACAGATCGCCAACACCGGCCCAATCCGCGAGGCCCTGGACTTCCGCGCCCGTTTCCCGGATGGGCGCATGGGCTCGGACCCGGCTCTGGCGACCGTGGAAAAAGGCGGAGAATTGGTGGCGTTGGCGGCGCGAGGGCTGATAAAAACAGTCAACGGCTTCAGCAACGAAACCAGACCCTGAGCCCTGCCCCGTTGCCCGTGGCCTGGCGTTACTGGCATTCCTTGGCGGACATTTCCAGCCGCGACGGCGTGAGGGCAGACGCCAGCGGCTTGCGCTCATACAAGAACACCTTGCCGCCCTCGCCTGCCTTGTAGACTTCCAGCACGTCGTCGGCGGCAATCTTGCTGGTCAACACCACCCTGGCGTGACGCGAGTTCTGCGTCACGGTGGAGGTGATCCCGTGTTTTTCCAGCTTAGGCAAGACGCACTGCACATAGGCGTCAGGGCCCTTGCTCGATTGCAGGGTCAGCGTGGGGGTGTTGGGCGAGGAAACACAGCCGGCCAACAACAGAGCCGTCAGGGGTACGAACAAAGCGCGCATGAAAAAATCCTGAGTCGAAAAATAAAGGGTCAAACACACACATCAACTGGCGCGCACCAGCGCCTTGAGCGACACATCGAACTGCTTTAACGCATCGAGCTGCACATCCCGCTGCCGCTCGATCTGCGCGGCGATTTCCGGCGCTGATTTGTCACGCACCCACACCGACGGCACCTGTTTATGCACCGAACCTTCGGCCTTGGCGATGTACTGCAGGTCGGCGTCATAGAACCGCGCCACAAAACGCGCCTCGACTTCATCGTTACGCGGGGTCAACAGTTGGTTATGGGTATCGAGCATCACCACGACATCCGGGTGCGCCTGCAGCAATGCATCCAGATTGTCGTAGACCGTCACCGACGAAAAGGTGCCTTGCAGTGAGTTCATCAACCAATCGATGGCCAGTTCCGGGTCGGAGCTGTTGACGAACGCCGCACGGATCCGCCCGTCGAGCACATCCTTGGCGCCGTTCAAGGCCATGTCGTGGTAGCGTTGAAGGTAGCCGAGATTGTCGCGGGTGGAGTCGCTTAACAACACACCCACCGATTGCGCCGGCTGCAGAGAGTCTACGCCAGCGGCGATTGGTAGCAAATGGCCTTTACGCAGATCGCCCGCGATTGCTGCGTTGTTCACCACTGCGGTGCCGAGCATCAGGGCCATTAAAGCCAGTTGAATTATCGTCCTCATCGCGCG encodes the following:
- a CDS encoding ATPase, with the translated sequence MRTIIQLALMALMLGTAVVNNAAIAGDLRKGHLLPIAAGVDSLQPAQSVGVLLSDSTRDNLGYLQRYHDMALNGAKDVLDGRIRAAFVNSSDPELAIDWLMNSLQGTFSSVTVYDNLDALLQAHPDVVVMLDTHNQLLTPRNDEVEARFVARFYDADLQYIAKAEGSVHKQVPSVWVRDKSAPEIAAQIERQRDVQLDALKQFDVSLKALVRAS
- a CDS encoding murein L,D-transpeptidase codes for the protein MFKKHACYLSICLLVAPLVATAGALAVQPLPVTTPAPLDLAPVQQALAQLPSVCPGLASQIDAAVQARLQAFYQQQGDAPLWSDESRRQALQSQLLMLADDGLDPTHYSSPTTDATANVLCSDIGSSQRYLQALQDLHFGRLQQSRFEPLWHAQPPTREPDTEVLAFAAVGLQDMAQAFDQARPSADLYRSLRNAYATVRQQPLPHWDPVGSGPLLRPGMQDPRVPELARRLYSGGYLASEPKGSDTQYRAELVEAVKAFQLSHSLQADGVIGAGTVAELNISPAVRREQLRINLERFRWLAQDLEPEGVLVNVAAAQLSVYQSGIPVWQTRLQVGRAERQTPLLKSRITRLTLNPTWTIPPTIMREDKLPAIRLNPDYLRQQNLQVLDAEGNPLAPEQIDWAHPGNILLRQEAGPRNPLGKIVMRFPNPYSVYLHDTPSQPLFTKGPRAFSSGCVRVEQPLLLRDLLVSPAERARTDELLATGVTHEFRLATPVPVLLGYWTVEVDRQGGLVYAPDIYARDLVLMKAMGSVL
- the dapF gene encoding diaminopimelate epimerase; protein product: MPLPFVKMHANGDDFIIVDRRGQDDPITAQIARRLGNRHTGIGFNQLAVVLDCDDAAARIKFWNANGTPLAACGSATRGVADRLMHEIGSDSIVLRTDRGLLTCTRQPGRQVSVNMGEPSLDWAAVPLAEAMDTRTLSISGNPAACSMGNPHCTYFVDDIDAVDVPAAGPLLENHALFPARTNVHFVQVLDRGHIRLRIWERGGGVPLGSGSCCCGAVVNGIRRGLLDATVLVQCDGGTLTVHWDGRGGVVLTGSVAPIMQGSAYVF
- a CDS encoding murein L,D-transpeptidase catalytic domain family protein translates to MLTFMCRLGVITLSLAMLSNSALAANGNPPSLYSSLARSAPELNPTVLKSALNAMQCAVSNGEERSERLAVIDYSQPSTARRLWIFDLRKKTLVLRDLVAHGAKSGENFATQFSNLEGSHQSSLGLFRTQESYLGTHGYSLRMDGLEPGFNDLARDRAIVIHAADYVSPLWSKREGRIGRSQGCPAVRPQVARQVVDKLKDGQFMFSWYPDQRWLKSSTYLNCKPQQVASSRTIRGG
- a CDS encoding creatininase family protein translates to MLLHQSTWIEIGQFLARSRTVVIPIGSNEQHGPTGLLGTDWMCPEIIAHEAQKNADILIGPTFNIGMAQHHLGFPGTISLRPSTFIAAIGDWVRSLAGHGFDKILFLNGHGGNIATIEAAFSELYAEASFARRPAGFALKLVNWWDLEGVTDLAQRQFPVGHGSHATPSEIAVTQWAYPDSIKSADYAPQIANTGPIREALDFRARFPDGRMGSDPALATVEKGGELVALAARGLIKTVNGFSNETRP